In a single window of the Candidatus Nanosynbacter featherlites genome:
- a CDS encoding NUDIX hydrolase, with translation MPHIHTAPNQHDHTVTGYVIRTDGDQPRALLHVHKKLGKLLPPGGHVELDETPWAAMLHELREETGYDTNQLSVLQPTLRLHQAEMPEVTLHPQPLLMNTHDITPEHYHSDTCYALVVQEGPRHELAAGESTDVRWLTRDEIVALSSEHIWDNTRASYLSLFDRFLDEWELVPASEFSAGK, from the coding sequence ATGCCACACATTCACACCGCACCCAACCAACATGACCACACCGTTACTGGATATGTCATTCGCACCGACGGCGATCAACCGCGAGCGTTGCTGCATGTGCATAAAAAGCTGGGGAAATTACTGCCGCCGGGCGGTCACGTAGAGCTGGATGAGACGCCATGGGCGGCAATGTTGCATGAACTACGTGAAGAAACTGGCTATGATACCAATCAGTTGTCTGTGCTGCAGCCAACCTTGCGCCTGCATCAAGCTGAAATGCCAGAGGTGACGCTTCACCCGCAGCCACTACTCATGAACACTCATGATATCACACCTGAGCATTATCACTCAGACACGTGTTACGCACTGGTAGTTCAGGAAGGCCCACGCCATGAGTTAGCCGCCGGCGAATCAACAGATGTACGATGGCTGACGCGAGACGAAATAGTAGCGCTGTCGTCTGAGCACATCTGGGATAATACGCGGGCCAGTTACTTGTCATTGTTTGATAGGTTCTTAGACGAATGGGAATTAGTGCCAGCGAGTGAGTTTTCGGCAGGTAAATAA
- a CDS encoding class IV adenylate cyclase, which yields MSNIEYEAKIYDVIPADIVAKLARLGAKEIGSYNFRRYVFDTIPATPNRWVRLRSDGQHATLTVKEITAEAIDGTHEWEVEVSDLETTLEILAKIGIKPRGYQENKRQEYNLGGVQVVIDYWPKLKPYIEIEGNSAKEVINTAKLLGYAEDDLTTKNTTELYQDIGIDIEKMLELTFNSVVEDRMFT from the coding sequence GTGTCAAACATAGAGTATGAAGCTAAAATATACGATGTTATTCCAGCTGATATTGTGGCAAAGCTGGCGAGGCTTGGCGCTAAGGAGATTGGTAGTTATAATTTCCGCCGTTACGTATTTGATACAATTCCGGCGACACCAAATCGCTGGGTACGGTTGCGCTCTGATGGGCAACACGCTACTCTGACTGTCAAAGAAATAACCGCCGAGGCTATTGATGGTACTCACGAATGGGAAGTTGAAGTCTCTGACCTAGAAACGACACTAGAGATCTTAGCAAAGATTGGCATTAAACCACGTGGCTATCAAGAAAACAAACGGCAAGAATATAACCTTGGCGGCGTCCAGGTTGTCATTGACTACTGGCCGAAACTAAAACCTTACATTGAGATAGAAGGTAATAGCGCGAAGGAAGTGATAAATACTGCGAAACTTTTGGGCTACGCCGAGGATGATCTGACGACGAAAAACACTACTGAGTTATATCAGGATATTGGTATAGATATTGAGAAAATGCTAGAGCTAACATTCAATTCAGTTGTCGAGGACAGAATGTTCACATGA
- a CDS encoding VIT1/CCC1 transporter family protein, giving the protein MNIFFRRYISEFVYGAVDGTVTTFAVVAASAGAGISSAVILILGIANLIADGFSMGASAYLAASAEHEGSARDTQKRASPKIIGSVTFLAFVAVGSVPVLPYLVDVVAGSKVPSTTLFYMSSALTAVAFLTIGFTKGKVGNQSPWREAAITLLLGAVAAGMAYFAGDVLAAWLGVQL; this is encoded by the coding sequence ATGAACATATTTTTTAGACGATACATTTCAGAATTTGTGTACGGTGCGGTTGACGGCACAGTCACAACCTTTGCCGTAGTGGCAGCGTCGGCCGGCGCAGGGATTTCCAGTGCGGTTATCCTCATTTTAGGCATTGCAAACCTCATTGCCGATGGTTTTTCGATGGGCGCTAGCGCCTACCTGGCAGCCAGCGCTGAGCACGAAGGATCAGCCCGCGACACCCAAAAACGGGCTTCACCCAAAATCATTGGCTCAGTTACGTTTTTGGCCTTTGTTGCCGTGGGTAGCGTGCCAGTCTTGCCATACCTGGTTGATGTCGTTGCAGGCTCAAAAGTGCCAAGCACCACCTTGTTTTATATGAGCTCTGCACTGACGGCGGTCGCTTTCCTGACGATCGGCTTCACTAAAGGCAAAGTTGGTAATCAATCGCCATGGCGAGAAGCCGCCATCACCTTGCTCCTCGGCGCAGTTGCCGCTGGAATGGCCTACTTTGCTGGTGATGTGTTAGCGGCGTGGTTGGGCGTTCAGTTATAA
- a CDS encoding dihydrolipoyl dehydrogenase family protein — MAQKPTFDYDIIVIGSGAAGAPAASILARAGKKVAVVERGTFGGESPNWGDMPLGAMLYAAEVFYNAKRAAKFGLRTNALNYNHPSLLSWRDTVIKRTGAGGNRYYYEKQGISVFSGNAHFLSPNEITVNRRHLSARKFLIATGAAWEKSTIPGSDKIPYLTPENILLLTRPPKTLFIVGGNATAMEIAYLYASFGTKVYVAEKANRILPEFDVEVGPIVAEDAKVSRNMTILTRSRVVALQKEGLQKRVTYIQGRQQKSVRVDEILAAEQRVPQTDMGLENAGVAYTHQGITVNARMQTSARHIFAAGNITDPAIQTHAVLTQSRTAAHNLTHRTAIEADLTPNLLVAFTFPEVAQVGLNEQECIKRDLRYKTAVAPLTLTARSNITDCRNGFVKLIIDTKGVLIGAAIVAPHASDLISELSIAVRHRLTAKQLISTPSCFTSWSEATRIAAGKLL; from the coding sequence ATGGCACAAAAACCAACATTTGATTATGATATTATCGTCATCGGCAGTGGAGCAGCAGGAGCTCCAGCGGCCAGTATTTTAGCCCGTGCTGGCAAAAAAGTTGCCGTCGTCGAACGGGGAACCTTTGGCGGAGAATCTCCCAACTGGGGTGATATGCCGCTGGGTGCCATGCTATACGCAGCCGAAGTATTTTACAACGCCAAACGCGCTGCCAAATTTGGCCTACGAACCAACGCACTCAACTACAATCACCCGTCTCTCCTGTCCTGGCGAGACACCGTCATCAAACGCACTGGCGCAGGCGGTAATCGCTATTATTATGAAAAACAAGGCATCAGCGTCTTCTCTGGCAACGCTCATTTTCTCAGCCCTAATGAAATCACTGTCAATCGTCGCCATTTGTCAGCCCGCAAATTCTTGATCGCCACAGGAGCAGCCTGGGAGAAGTCAACCATTCCTGGTAGCGACAAAATCCCTTACTTAACACCAGAAAACATCTTGTTATTGACCCGCCCGCCGAAAACCCTGTTCATCGTTGGCGGCAACGCCACTGCCATGGAAATTGCCTATTTGTACGCCTCATTTGGCACCAAAGTCTACGTTGCGGAAAAAGCCAATCGAATTTTGCCAGAGTTTGATGTTGAAGTTGGACCAATCGTCGCAGAAGATGCAAAAGTTAGCCGTAATATGACCATTTTGACACGATCTCGCGTGGTTGCCCTACAAAAAGAGGGGCTGCAAAAGCGCGTCACTTACATTCAGGGGCGACAACAAAAATCAGTTCGCGTTGATGAAATCTTAGCGGCAGAGCAACGCGTCCCGCAGACTGACATGGGGCTGGAAAATGCTGGCGTCGCCTACACCCACCAGGGCATCACCGTCAATGCTCGCATGCAAACCTCAGCACGGCACATCTTTGCTGCTGGCAATATTACTGATCCAGCCATCCAAACCCACGCCGTCTTGACCCAAAGTCGAACCGCCGCTCATAATCTGACCCACCGCACCGCCATCGAGGCTGACCTGACGCCAAATCTGCTAGTAGCATTTACCTTTCCAGAAGTCGCTCAAGTTGGACTGAACGAACAAGAGTGCATCAAACGCGACCTACGGTACAAAACAGCTGTCGCTCCACTCACCCTAACGGCTCGCAGTAACATCACCGACTGCCGCAATGGCTTTGTTAAGCTGATCATCGACACAAAGGGCGTGCTCATTGGCGCAGCCATTGTTGCGCCGCACGCAAGCGACCTCATCAGTGAGCTCAGCATCGCCGTCCGCCATCGCCTAACCGCCAAACAGCTCATCAGCACACCAAGCTGCTTCACTTCCTGGTCAGAAGCGACGCGAATTGCCGCTGGTAAATTACTATAA
- a CDS encoding glycoside hydrolase family 5 protein, protein MNSHSPSSAIPGVNLGGWLVLERWMTPSVFTGTDATNEYELSQTVDGAARIQHHRQTFIQEDDLTWLAQAGIRLLRLPIGYWALEDQPPYLSAKPQIDWLMDTAKRYGLQVLLDLHAAPGAQNASDHSGSGNTSTVGWYQRTNRRKTSQILLDIANEYGNHPALWGIELLNEPLVTTRRQRWQLWWWTRKTSRKLRAQLPSHVRIVVSDCYQPAWWSGRIGNNTLDIHHYQCFSDTDNQATSLTHHRQVLDQQSSKYRGYARQQPLIIGEWSAALPPRTASDSNEYTHCQSQLTVPSGVDAWFYWSYKTENPGAWNFRDCYSKGWFDGMY, encoded by the coding sequence ATGAATAGTCATTCTCCCTCGTCTGCCATACCCGGTGTCAATCTGGGTGGCTGGCTAGTGCTTGAACGATGGATGACGCCAAGTGTATTCACCGGAACAGATGCGACTAATGAATATGAACTATCACAAACAGTGGATGGCGCGGCACGCATCCAACACCATCGACAAACCTTCATCCAGGAAGATGACCTCACATGGTTGGCGCAAGCTGGCATACGACTACTGCGACTGCCGATTGGTTATTGGGCACTTGAGGACCAGCCGCCGTATCTATCAGCAAAACCGCAGATTGATTGGTTGATGGACACGGCCAAACGCTATGGCCTACAGGTGCTACTCGACCTGCATGCTGCGCCTGGTGCTCAAAACGCCAGTGATCACAGCGGTAGTGGTAATACCAGCACTGTCGGGTGGTATCAACGCACCAATAGACGGAAAACATCACAGATATTACTTGACATTGCCAATGAATATGGCAACCATCCAGCCCTCTGGGGGATTGAGCTGCTCAATGAACCCCTGGTGACAACACGACGTCAGCGGTGGCAATTGTGGTGGTGGACGCGAAAAACGAGCCGAAAATTACGTGCTCAATTGCCGTCTCATGTGCGCATTGTAGTCTCTGATTGCTATCAGCCAGCCTGGTGGTCAGGACGAATTGGGAATAATACACTGGATATACATCATTATCAATGCTTTTCCGACACAGACAATCAAGCAACATCGCTGACTCACCACCGTCAGGTACTTGATCAACAGTCTAGCAAATACCGTGGCTATGCCCGTCAGCAACCATTGATCATTGGCGAGTGGAGCGCTGCCCTGCCGCCACGCACCGCCAGTGATAGTAATGAATACACCCATTGCCAATCACAATTGACTGTGCCTTCAGGCGTTGATGCCTGGTTTTACTGGAGTTATAAGACCGAGAATCCTGGAGCCTGGAACTTTCGCGATTGCTACAGTAAGGGATGGTTTGATGGGATGTATTAA
- a CDS encoding UDP-N-acetylmuramate--L-alanine ligase — protein MRIYFSGIGGVGIGPLAEIAHDAGYDICGSDRSASPLTAALMERGVHIALDQSGTFLQEEHDKQPFDWFVYTAALPADHPELVLAHKLGIKTGKRDELLAHIISDKNLKLVAVAGTHGKTTTTSMIVWTLQHLGIPVSYSVGSTLSFGPSGKFDPTSQFFVYECDEFDRNFLNFQPWLSLITSVDYDHPDTYPTEDEYLAAFRTFGHQSESVVTWQETAACFDDHNVQVLTECNPDIHLAGEHNRRNGMLALEAVKHMTEIDEVSVITSINQFPGAGRRFEKLAEGLYSDYGHHPVEIKATLQLAQELSSHVVLVYQPHQNVRQHEIIAQYTADIFEAAEEIYWLPTYLTRENSELPILSPQELTRQIVASRPDCVTFAELDDALWDHITAALDAGKLVLCMGAGTIDHWVRQRAATLDA, from the coding sequence ATGCGAATTTATTTTTCAGGAATCGGTGGTGTTGGCATAGGGCCATTGGCTGAGATTGCTCACGACGCTGGGTATGATATCTGTGGCTCAGACCGATCAGCCAGCCCGCTGACCGCGGCTTTGATGGAGCGCGGCGTCCACATTGCCCTTGATCAATCAGGGACTTTTTTACAGGAAGAGCACGACAAACAGCCGTTTGATTGGTTCGTCTATACAGCAGCTCTGCCAGCAGATCACCCTGAGTTAGTTCTCGCTCACAAGCTGGGTATCAAAACCGGCAAACGCGATGAATTATTAGCGCACATCATCTCTGACAAAAACTTGAAACTTGTGGCTGTTGCCGGTACCCATGGCAAAACTACCACCACCAGTATGATTGTGTGGACGCTGCAGCACTTAGGAATTCCAGTCAGTTATTCCGTCGGTTCCACCCTGAGCTTTGGGCCAAGCGGCAAATTTGACCCAACTAGTCAATTTTTTGTCTACGAGTGTGACGAGTTTGATCGGAACTTCTTGAATTTCCAACCATGGCTCAGCCTCATCACGTCGGTTGACTATGACCATCCTGACACCTACCCAACGGAAGATGAGTATTTGGCGGCCTTCCGCACCTTTGGTCACCAGTCTGAAAGTGTCGTCACCTGGCAAGAGACTGCCGCGTGCTTTGATGATCACAATGTACAAGTGCTGACTGAATGTAACCCAGACATTCACCTGGCTGGTGAGCACAATCGGCGTAACGGTATGCTGGCCTTAGAAGCAGTCAAACACATGACAGAAATTGACGAAGTAAGCGTCATCACCAGTATTAATCAATTCCCTGGCGCAGGTCGCCGATTTGAGAAATTGGCTGAAGGTTTGTACTCGGATTATGGCCACCATCCAGTGGAAATCAAAGCTACCCTACAGCTCGCGCAAGAGTTGTCCAGCCACGTGGTATTGGTCTACCAACCGCATCAAAATGTTCGCCAACACGAAATCATAGCGCAATATACTGCAGATATATTTGAAGCCGCTGAAGAGATCTATTGGCTACCAACCTATTTGACTCGCGAAAATTCAGAATTGCCAATCCTATCCCCACAAGAACTAACTCGCCAGATCGTCGCTTCGCGTCCTGACTGTGTCACTTTTGCTGAGCTAGATGACGCATTGTGGGACCACATCACCGCCGCACTCGACGCTGGTAAATTGGTCTTGTGCATGGGTGCTGGCACTATTGACCATTGGGTACGACAACGCGCCGCCACACTGGACGCTTAG
- a CDS encoding mechanosensitive ion channel family protein, whose amino-acid sequence MDTLTKYILDSSNFDEWLKQNGLGWLMEQRLIEAWSTVIGAIIAYYIGRVLLKWGIKSVVRSTAKHRDWHKKDIEKRQETLIQLLRSFWRILMIAYALAVVANKLFLVDLSPLFASAGIIGVALGFGAQSLVKDFLAGIFIIAENQYRVGDVVDIMGAVGKVERVGTRSTVVRDTDGNVHYIPNGTIQQVINKTMGYSISRFILQLDPSVDISAATEIINDIGYKLSLEKSWKRKIIDPPKFTSLGDITGHSVEVIIAGKTQPSDQWSVTSEMRRRLLREFENNDIKLATLPLTANGPLKK is encoded by the coding sequence ATGGATACGCTTACCAAGTATATTTTAGATTCCTCCAATTTTGATGAGTGGCTGAAGCAAAATGGTCTGGGCTGGCTGATGGAGCAGCGTCTCATCGAGGCGTGGAGTACGGTGATTGGCGCCATCATCGCCTACTATATTGGCCGCGTACTGCTAAAATGGGGCATCAAAAGCGTTGTCAGGTCGACGGCCAAACATCGAGATTGGCACAAAAAGGACATTGAAAAACGTCAGGAGACCTTGATTCAATTGCTTCGCAGCTTCTGGCGGATTTTGATGATTGCCTACGCATTGGCAGTGGTTGCAAATAAACTCTTTTTGGTCGATCTGTCACCGCTCTTTGCTAGCGCCGGGATCATTGGTGTGGCGTTGGGTTTTGGTGCCCAGTCACTGGTCAAGGACTTTCTGGCTGGTATCTTCATCATCGCCGAAAACCAATACCGTGTTGGTGACGTTGTTGACATCATGGGTGCAGTCGGCAAGGTGGAACGCGTTGGTACCCGCTCTACAGTCGTGCGTGACACTGATGGTAACGTTCACTACATTCCAAACGGTACCATTCAGCAAGTCATCAACAAAACTATGGGCTACAGCATCTCACGATTTATCTTACAACTAGATCCGTCAGTTGACATCTCGGCAGCTACAGAAATTATCAATGACATCGGTTACAAGCTATCCCTGGAAAAATCCTGGAAACGAAAAATCATCGACCCACCAAAATTTACCTCGCTCGGCGATATCACTGGGCATTCAGTGGAAGTAATCATCGCCGGCAAAACTCAGCCCTCAGATCAATGGAGCGTCACCTCAGAAATGCGGCGACGACTGCTGCGTGAATTTGAGAATAATGACATCAAGCTAGCCACCCTACCACTCACTGCCAACGGACCATTGAAAAAATAG
- the trmB gene encoding tRNA (guanosine(46)-N7)-methyltransferase TrmB, with product MSFVDPNQFIITRKRKKYKFALFANSPLCFEYDEWLAVKDQPDKRPTVMEIGAGNGLFAVEQAARHPEQTFVALDVKGDRLQKGAREAEARGLTNIFFVRARADQIDQLVAPASLETIWLTFSDPFPRKHSAGRRLTHPHFLAVYRNLLSSDGALLIKHDNTDFFCWGLEQLVCCGWSLQELTFDLHESELADDYKIFTSYEQRWLDEGRITKFVNAKADGERN from the coding sequence ATGAGTTTTGTCGATCCAAACCAGTTTATCATCACCCGTAAACGCAAGAAATATAAATTTGCGTTGTTTGCCAATTCGCCATTGTGCTTTGAATATGATGAATGGTTGGCAGTGAAAGACCAGCCAGATAAGCGCCCAACGGTGATGGAAATAGGCGCAGGCAATGGCTTGTTTGCCGTCGAGCAGGCAGCGCGTCATCCAGAACAAACCTTTGTGGCGCTTGATGTCAAAGGTGATCGATTGCAAAAGGGTGCCCGAGAGGCCGAAGCGCGCGGACTCACTAATATCTTTTTTGTACGAGCGCGGGCTGATCAAATTGATCAATTGGTCGCTCCGGCATCACTCGAGACCATTTGGCTAACATTTTCTGACCCATTCCCCCGAAAACATTCGGCTGGCCGGCGGCTAACCCATCCGCATTTCCTGGCAGTGTACCGCAACCTATTATCTTCAGACGGTGCGCTGCTCATCAAGCACGACAACACCGATTTCTTTTGTTGGGGTTTGGAGCAATTGGTTTGCTGCGGATGGTCACTGCAAGAGTTGACGTTTGACCTGCATGAATCTGAGCTGGCTGATGATTATAAAATCTTCACATCCTATGAGCAGCGTTGGCTGGACGAGGGCAGAATTACAAAGTTTGTTAATGCCAAAGCTGATGGGGAAAGGAACTAA
- a CDS encoding NUDIX hydrolase — protein sequence MYDRHEVSVKVALYSSDGKRTLLMRHWGDAGFGLPGGHIDAGEMPDAALERELREELGITIDATPADFYVRDPYDTTAKNHKIILGYTATIDGDVELPAQACDGSEEGPVWLTRAEVEATDKLAPGYRDFLLKRWP from the coding sequence ATGTATGATCGACACGAAGTCAGTGTAAAAGTAGCGCTGTATAGCAGCGACGGCAAACGCACCTTGTTGATGCGGCATTGGGGTGATGCGGGGTTTGGTCTGCCGGGCGGGCATATTGATGCTGGTGAGATGCCTGATGCCGCACTGGAGCGAGAGCTGCGTGAGGAACTAGGTATCACCATTGATGCGACGCCAGCCGATTTTTACGTGCGCGACCCATATGATACCACCGCCAAAAACCATAAAATCATCCTTGGCTATACGGCCACAATTGACGGTGATGTTGAATTGCCAGCTCAGGCTTGTGACGGCAGTGAAGAGGGTCCAGTCTGGTTGACGCGGGCGGAAGTCGAAGCTACCGACAAGCTTGCGCCGGGTTATCGGGATTTTTTGCTGAAGCGGTGGCCGTAA
- a CDS encoding serine hydrolase domain-containing protein — protein sequence MKSIPKRTLTFIDSWLTLRSRWARWPGFTVAIAKDGEVVFHKAYGLANIENNEKLTTNHLFHVASHSKTFTATAVMQLQERGKLRIDDLVTAHLPWLAQHSDQHWRDVTLRQLLSHSAGVIRDGQASGFWQFQGEFPDEDEFKQQIMKSQLVFEPNSEFKYSNFGFGLLGLVIEQVSGKSYADVVTENIITPLDLKQTAAEHSPELYMATGYGRFDLQQQRRPFQHITTGALQPATGFCSTAHDLVTFFAALQVGSGKLLSDASKREMQRPSWQVADDANAGSYGLGLDIEKDKSSKRIVGHSGGYPGFVSRTWSRTDDGITVSVLANAYDTVPGIVANSILGIIDQFGDASDKNRRKFEARFANDYGVYEVVDTAKGLRGLWSNDWRPFNMAEELEIVDDATLKIAKSSHFSYFGELIKYEFDDKNRPSAMYRSGAKNYVSQDGDVRV from the coding sequence ATGAAATCAATTCCTAAACGAACGCTAACATTCATCGACTCATGGCTAACGTTGCGCAGTCGGTGGGCGCGCTGGCCGGGGTTTACGGTCGCGATAGCCAAAGACGGCGAGGTGGTTTTTCATAAAGCTTATGGACTGGCAAATATAGAAAATAATGAGAAATTAACAACCAACCATCTCTTTCACGTCGCCTCACACTCAAAAACTTTTACCGCCACGGCCGTAATGCAGCTACAAGAGCGCGGCAAGTTACGCATCGATGACTTAGTGACGGCACATCTACCGTGGCTGGCGCAGCATAGCGACCAGCATTGGCGTGACGTAACCTTGCGTCAATTGTTGAGCCACTCAGCAGGCGTGATTCGTGACGGCCAGGCGTCAGGCTTTTGGCAGTTTCAAGGAGAATTTCCAGACGAAGACGAGTTCAAGCAGCAAATCATGAAGTCACAACTAGTGTTTGAGCCAAATTCTGAGTTCAAGTATTCCAATTTTGGTTTTGGCTTGCTGGGTTTGGTGATTGAACAAGTTAGTGGCAAATCGTACGCTGATGTTGTGACGGAAAACATCATCACACCGCTTGATTTGAAACAAACCGCTGCAGAACATTCACCAGAACTTTACATGGCAACTGGCTATGGTAGGTTTGATTTGCAGCAGCAGCGTCGACCGTTTCAGCACATCACAACTGGCGCGCTGCAGCCAGCCACGGGATTTTGCTCAACGGCGCATGACTTGGTAACATTTTTTGCTGCTCTACAGGTCGGCTCAGGTAAACTGTTGAGCGATGCTTCCAAACGGGAAATGCAGCGCCCATCATGGCAAGTTGCTGATGATGCGAATGCAGGTAGCTACGGGCTCGGTTTGGATATAGAAAAGGATAAAAGTAGCAAGCGGATTGTCGGTCATAGCGGTGGTTATCCAGGATTTGTCAGCCGCACCTGGTCGCGGACAGATGACGGAATAACTGTTTCGGTGTTGGCGAACGCGTATGATACAGTGCCAGGAATAGTTGCAAATTCAATATTAGGAATTATTGATCAATTTGGTGATGCTTCTGATAAAAACCGTCGCAAGTTTGAAGCGCGGTTTGCCAATGATTATGGTGTGTATGAAGTCGTTGATACAGCAAAAGGATTGAGAGGCTTATGGTCTAATGATTGGCGACCATTCAACATGGCTGAAGAACTAGAAATAGTTGATGACGCCACTCTAAAAATTGCAAAAAGTAGTCATTTTAGCTACTTTGGCGAGCTGATAAAATATGAGTTTGATGACAAAAATAGACCCTCTGCCATGTACCGCAGCGGCGCCAAGAACTACGTGAGTCAAGATGGTGATGTGAGAGTGTGA
- a CDS encoding A/G-specific adenine glycosylase yields the protein MNTDDFRELIHQKGRELYRPMPWRDQPTLYYVLVSELMLQQTQVARVLMKFKEFTAAFPDIESLAAAELTEVLRAWQGLGYNRRARYLHQTAQAIAAGAPVTTLDDLVALPGIGINTAGAIINYVYQIPTPFIETNIRTVYLNHFFMDQTAVADRDILPIVEQTMDRANPRQWFWALMDYGSELKAQGKGKLFASRHYTKQPEFAGSLRQMRGEILRRYVGGQSLAEITAELQDDPRFAAALDGLRQDGLIG from the coding sequence ATGAATACTGATGATTTTCGGGAGTTGATCCACCAAAAAGGTCGCGAACTGTACCGGCCAATGCCATGGCGTGACCAGCCAACCCTGTACTATGTTCTGGTGAGTGAGCTGATGTTGCAGCAAACCCAGGTTGCTCGCGTATTGATGAAGTTCAAAGAGTTTACCGCAGCGTTTCCGGACATTGAGTCACTGGCAGCGGCTGAGCTGACCGAGGTGCTCCGCGCGTGGCAGGGGCTGGGCTATAACCGTCGCGCTCGATATCTCCACCAAACAGCACAAGCCATCGCCGCTGGCGCCCCGGTGACTACACTAGATGATCTTGTTGCATTGCCGGGTATTGGTATCAATACTGCCGGCGCCATCATAAACTATGTATACCAAATACCAACACCGTTCATTGAGACAAATATTCGCACCGTCTATCTTAATCATTTCTTTATGGACCAGACAGCAGTGGCGGATCGTGACATATTGCCTATTGTCGAGCAGACGATGGATCGGGCAAATCCGCGCCAGTGGTTCTGGGCGCTGATGGACTATGGCAGTGAACTGAAGGCCCAGGGAAAGGGCAAATTGTTTGCCAGTCGTCACTACACCAAGCAGCCAGAGTTTGCCGGCAGTCTCCGCCAAATGCGGGGTGAGATTTTGCGTCGGTATGTTGGTGGGCAGTCACTCGCTGAAATCACCGCTGAGTTACAGGACGATCCACGATTTGCGGCGGCACTGGATGGCTTGCGGCAAGACGGTCTCATCGGCTGA
- a CDS encoding YtxH domain-containing protein, producing MKKVLTVLGAAVAGFAAGVLTAPKSGKETRKDLKKKANELKKDADKCAAKAKTVAKDTAASLKSGAQKVGKATTEAAHDVKGDVEKSLK from the coding sequence ATGAAAAAAGTATTAACTGTCTTAGGTGCTGCGGTAGCTGGTTTTGCGGCTGGTGTGTTGACTGCACCAAAAAGCGGTAAGGAAACTCGTAAAGACTTGAAGAAAAAGGCTAACGAGCTGAAAAAAGATGCTGACAAATGTGCAGCAAAGGCAAAGACGGTGGCAAAAGACACGGCTGCCTCTCTGAAGTCTGGGGCGCAAAAAGTAGGTAAAGCTACCACTGAAGCGGCTCACGACGTCAAGGGAGACGTTGAAAAAAGCCTGAAATAA
- a CDS encoding nucleoside triphosphate pyrophosphohydrolase family protein, with protein sequence MMNIQEYADQAITTLSDNYEYGDISPQLMGQVLGLAGESGEVVEKIKKLLRDKQGMLEESDKADILKELGDVLWYVNAVAHLLGSSLEDVARLNNEKLLSRKERHQLHGSGDNR encoded by the coding sequence ATGATGAACATACAAGAATATGCAGATCAAGCTATCACTACATTGTCAGACAACTATGAATACGGTGACATCAGCCCGCAGCTAATGGGACAGGTATTGGGGTTGGCTGGTGAATCTGGCGAGGTGGTTGAAAAAATCAAAAAGTTGCTGCGCGACAAACAGGGGATGCTCGAGGAATCAGACAAGGCAGATATTCTCAAAGAGTTGGGAGATGTTTTGTGGTATGTCAACGCAGTAGCGCATTTGCTGGGCTCAAGTTTGGAAGATGTGGCGCGGCTGAATAATGAGAAACTGTTGAGTCGTAAGGAGCGCCATCAGCTACACGGCAGCGGTGATAATCGCTAA